Part of the Limihaloglobus sulfuriphilus genome is shown below.
CTATGAATATCCACGCCAGCAGTGAAACGCCGACACCCAGATGCGAGATGCTCAGCAGTGCGCGGTTGCCGTAGCTGTCGGCGATTCTGCCCCAGAAACGAAGGCTCAATATCGCTCCGGCACTTATAGTAGCAGTAACGGCGATCACATGCGCATCGCTGTAGCCGAGCTGTTTCATGTATTTTATCTGAAACGCTGATGATATAAACACCGCGAGGTTGTAGCTTACAATATACACCAGAAAACGCCGTATCCTGCCGGACTTGAGCGTCTCCATGAATCTGCGGCGTATAGAGGGTTTTTCGCTGTCGGGCAGTGGAGGTGCTTCATTCATGTTTTTAAGAAACAGAACTGAGTACAGCATAATTAAACAGCTAAAGAGCAGAACAAAACCAATCCGCGTAAAACCGGCATCCTTGCCGAGAATGAACATCAGTGCCAGGTTAGCAGTCAGTGCCGCGATCTGCCATTTTGTTCTAAGCGAAGCAAAAAAACTGCCGCGTATCCGCGGCGGTACGTTGTCCTGAAGTATGGGGAACCAGCCTGAGCTGCCGATGCCGCTGAAGATGGAACGCAAAAGAAGTATCGGTATGATTGCCGCCAGGATAAGCCCGTAATGAAGTCTTGAGGCAGAGGCGAGAAATGCCAGAAGAGCAAACCCAAGAGAGATAACAAGGCTTATAGTCCGGCAGATTATCAGGCATTTTATCTTGCCGTATTTTTCGATAATCTTTATGCCGAAGATACCGAAAAGACCGGCTGACCACAATATGAAATTTATCAGCCCCAAATAAAATTCACTGCAGCCAAGTTTTATCGCAAACAGCTGAAACGGCGGACCCATCAGGCAAACATTACCGGTTGTCATAAAGATAGAAACCAGGTAAGCCATACGAATTGTATCACGCCGTTTCGCGGGGCTGAGTCTCTCGGTGTTATTTTTCTTCGGTTCCGGCATTCTGCTTGTCCATATATATTGTCTGGGACGGGAACGCGAATTCTATCCCTGCGCTTCTGAACCGGCGCATTATTTCCAGGTTCACTTGATGATGGACTTCCATCGCCAGCCAGTAATCCGCGGGGCTCACCCAGTAGCTTATAAAGATATTCAGCGCCCAGTTGCCGAACGAGTTGAAATAAACCCTCGGGCCGCGGTTTTCAGGGTCTTCGTTGACCTCGGGTATTTCCAGGAGCAATTCTTTTATAATATTAACCGCTTTTTCTGCCCCTTCCGGCCCGCTGCCGTAGGTGATAGTCAGTGTGTCAGTGCGGCGGATCGCCGGCCTTTGGGATATGTTTTCGATATAGGCGTTTGTGATCACCGAGTTGGGTACGGTAACCAGATGTCCAAAAACTGTTCTTATCCGGGTACTGCGAAAGCCCACCTCTTCGATTGTGCCGGTAAACTCGCCGACCTTTATAAACTCACCGATATGGAAAGGTCTGTCGGCAAATATATTTACCGAGCCGAACAGGTTGGCAATAGTATCCTTTGCCGCCAGGGCGATTGCCATACCGCCGATGCCTGCACTGACCAGAAGGCCTTTGATGTTTTCAGCTCCGAAGATCACCTCGGCGATTATCAGAATTGCTATTATCGAGATAACAACACGAAGTGATTTGCGGACAATCGGCACCAGCATGTCGTCGAGCCGGTTGTCTGTTCTGCCGGCGAATTTCTTCATATAGTATTCAACTATATCAACCAGATGAAACAGGGCGTACGAGACAGCAATGGCAAAGACTCCCCGTATGACGTTGTCGGCGAATGCCGCGAGATTATCCGGCATGATTACAACCAGCCGGCAGTATTTAAGACCCGCCGCTATCATGATAACGTTGGCAGGTTTTGCCAGGGAGTTCATGGCTACACTTACAAGGCCGTGGCGGTTGTTTTCTTCGCGTTTTTTCGCGGCTCTGCTTAGGCAGTACTGAATAGTTTTGCCCGCAGCGAAGAAGGCAAGAAGCCCGATAAACATTATTATAAAACGCAGCAGTGTGTTCTCTCCTACGATTTTTAGATTAAGCGTTTCAATGATTCCCGATTCGGCGAGTATTGTCATTTTAAAATCCTTTTATTGGTCAAGCTGTTCAAGTATTGTGTCCAGTTTTATGTGTTCTTTTACCAGGTCGCGGGTGAGCGATATTTTTTTCGCGTCTGAAGCCCTTATTTTAAACAGAAGCCCCTTCATACGTGAGCTGACAGTGTATGTATCCTGCGGTGTCCAAAGCACGGGGACTGTGCTGCTTTTTATCAGCTCCATGATAGGCTTATCCGGCTTGAACCCGCCGGTAAGGATAATACCGCCGCTGCTGAATTTTTCTTCGTAGTCGCGCAGATGGCAAAGCGTCAGCGAGAGCAGAATGTTGTCGATTCTGTCACCAGGAGTGATGATTAAACTGTTTTCTTTGATGTAGTGAAGCGCGTTCTGGGGTTCCATCGCGGCAACAACAATATTATTTATTTCGTTTGTCAGATGTTTGCGGCCGCTGAGCACCTCATAGTCGAACTCCTCTACAATCTGGCCGAGTGTGTATGCCTGCAGAGCTTTGCTGTAGGGGATTGCGCCTAAGAGCTGTGTACCGATATTTTTAAATCCCTTGGCGGCAAAATGGCATATCTTCTCATATTTTTCCGGCAGCACCTTGTTCAATATAACCCCGAGCACCTCAACATTGTTCTCTTTGAAAAGCGAGAGGTTGAGTGCTATCTCATCGATTGGTTTGCCGATCCCGCCTGGAGCTACCATGATAACCTTGGAATTTGTAAGCTGCGCGACGCGTGCGTTGGAAAGCCCGAAACAGCTGCCCACCCCCGCATGGCCGGTACCCTCGACAAGTACAGGGTCATATTTTGCCTCGAGACGTGAGAAGGATTTCATAATCCTGTCCTCAAGCGGACGGACATCCGGGTTTTCGATGAATGTACGTGTGAAATTCCTCTCTATCGCGATCGGGCTAAGGTCTTTAGGGTTTTGTACGCTCAGACCAAGGGCCTCGCAGAAAACTACTGCGTCCTCGTCGAGATTTTCGCCGCAATACTTTACGTACCGCTGCCCGACAGGTTTGATATAACCGACCTTGTAGCCTTTCTCTATGAGGCATTGAAGTGTTCCAAGGGTAACGCTGGTCTTGCCGCAATCCTGTAATGTTGCAGCGATATATAATGGCTTCATTTGTATAACCTCTTGTAAACGTTGTTTATATAAGATGATTAGATTACCACCCGCCGACGGAAAGTCAAGGCTCAACCGAAGATAAACATCATCCGGAGCCGTCCGGATGCGCATCTGGATACCGCTTTTGAAGCTGTTCTGCGTAAAAACCCTGAGAAACGCATGTCCCGAAGTGCATCGGGATGTCTCTACGCGGGTGTTTTGCTATGAGCTGTATTCGTGTACGGCCTCGAACATAGCGACGATGTTTTCCGGCGGCACCTCGGGCAGTATATTGTGGACCGTGTTAAAGACGAATCCGCCGCCGGGGGAGAGTATCTCAATACGCTGCCGTACATGGTCTTTGACCTCTTGCGGCGAGGCAGTGTTGAGAATGCTTCGCGTATCGCAGCCGCCGCCCCAGAATGTGATATCTCTGCCGAATTCCTTTTTGAGCTTTAGCGGATCCATGTCGGCGCAGTTGGTCTGTATCGGGTTGAACACGTCGTAGCCTGCCTCAATCATGTCCGGCATTAGCTGGTAGATTGAGCCGCAGCTGTGTATGTAGGTTTTCATCCGGCTGTTTTTGTGGACGTATTCGTTGAGCCGCGTATGGTGCGGCTTGAACAGCTCGCGGTATATCTGCGGCGACATGAACGGCCCCGAATCCATGCCCAGGTCATCGCCGAACCGCAGAATATCCGCCACGTCGCCGACTGCCTGGCAGACCTTTTCCAGTGTTGTAAGATGAATCTCCATAAGGGCTTCGAGGAGTGCCTTAACCTGTTCCTGTTGGACAAATACATCCATCAGGAAATTGTCCATCCGCCTCAGAAACGTTCCCCATTCGAACAGGTTACAGCCGCAAACAACCACCAGTGCCCGGTCTGTGCTTTGGCGCAGGTTTATTGTCCGCTCACGAAGCTGCTTCCAGAAATCCGCCTCGCCGGCATGATCCCACGGGCTGTGTGCCAGAGCCGCCCAGAGTATTTTGCCCATCTCGCGGCTGAGGCCTTCAAAATTATCCGGATACCCGTCAATATAGGGAAAGTACGTCTGGTCGAAAAATGTTCCTCCGGCGGGCATACGTGCGATCGGTTTGCCGCCGACATAGGCCAGATATGAGCCGTCCGGTTGTTTTTCAGGTTTGAACCACGCGGGATATTGCGCCTTTTGTCCGTCTGCCATGGTTGTATCGTGCCAGTCAGTGCCGCGGTCGTTGAACGAGCGGCCGATATCAACCGCGTCTATCCCGAAGGTGTCAAGTATTACCTCTTCGGGCTGTGCCAGCTGTTGCACAACGTCGTATATTCTTGTATTGCCGGTGTTTATGTTCAGGTGTTTTTTCAGGTTTGTGTATGCAATCGCCGATATTCCCGAGCTTGGTGTCGCCCCCATATCAATCGGAATCCTGTCCGGCTCCTGGTGGTTTATCGCCGCGAGTACCCTCTGCCGTGAGTTCATTTGTTCTCCTTTTTTCTCTTATGGTCAATTAAAAATGATGCTTCAGGCAATTTAATTATACATAAATCGAAGCAAAAATCATCATCATTTTTCATTTACCCAGCGACCTGTATGCGTTCGTGTGTACCATTTTGGGGAGTGCGGCGGGAAACGTCATCGCGCACTTTTAAAATGTTTTATTCCGCCGTAGAGACGTATTGCATACGTCTCTCAATATTTTTGTGGCTTATAGTTTCGATCTGCCCTAAATTCCTATTAGGGGGTTGTTTGTGTGCAGAGATACGCAAGCATTGCGTCTCTACGGGAATTGGGCAATAAATAATAATTGTACACCTTTCCAGCTCACCCGCAGGCTTGACTGCCGGGAAATAGTTGTTATGATAAATTCTGCAACTCCAAAATGATGAATAACTGCTCCAATATAATTATGACGGATAATCTGAAACAATACGATCTTACCCCGCTGGCGAAAGCCTGCCGAAAGGCCGCGTCGTTTGATCTTTTCAAATGCAGCAGCGGAAATATGTCCTGGCGCATCGACGATTCACACATGGCAGTAACCGCAACTCGCAGTTGGCTTGGCGAGCTGACAGCCGAACAGGTAGCCCTGTGCAGGCTTATTGACGGAGAAACCCTCAATAAGGTGAAGCCGACGGTAGAGGCGCGTTTTCATTTGGGAATACTTCGCTGCCGGCCGGAAATGAATGTTGTTTTGCATTTTCAGAGCAGATACGCCACGGCGGTTGCCTGCGGCGATTCCTCGTCGTATAACTTCAATGTTATACCGGAGATACCTTATTATATAGGCAAAATCGGCATCGTCCCGTTTCTGCCGCCGGGCAGCCCGGAGCTTGCCGAGGCGGTCATTGAACAAATGAAAACGCATAATCTGGCTGTGATGAGAAACCACGGGCTTGTTACCGTTGCCGAAAATTTCAACATGGCGATACAGAACGCGGTTTTCTTTGAGCTGGCGTGTTCGGTGTTGTTGACCCAGCCCAATCCCGTTTATATCGATGATTCATGGGTTTAACACCGGCACCGGAAATCACACACGTATATCAAACTTTAAAACTGCGGGAAAAAATCTGACAAATTATTTTAATGTTGTATAATATAGACGTACTGTTGCCCGGCGGCTCTAAGAGCAGAATACAAATTTTGACGAACCGTTCGAAAGCCGGCAGCGTAAAACAAAAGTTTAAGAAACAAAATTAAGTTTAAGAAATTACTATAACAGGAGTTAAATATGTTTAGAAATAACAGGTCAATGGGCGGAATGTTTCGCAGTTCAAATCCGGCGATGAACGAGAGTGTCTTTGACCGTGTCGGCCGCTCGTCGTCGGCATCAACGGATGTGATGACCATAAACGGCAGTATTACCAAAACGGCGATACTGCTGGCAATAGCCTTTATTACCGCGGCGTTTGCCTGGGACCGCTTTTACCCGGCGGATTCCGCGCAGTCGGGCTTTGGGCTTCTGATTATCTGCCTTATTGCCTCGATCGTGGCGGCGATGGTAACGATTTTCAAGCCGACGGCCGCCCCCATAATCGCTCCGATATACGCGGCGTTCGAGGGGGTCTTGCTGGGAATAATATCAGCGATGTATGCCTCGAGTGCCTCTTCTGTCGATCCGCAGACCGGCCAGCAAAGCGCTTTTGGCCCGGGGATCGTGATAAACGCGATAATGCTGACCTTCGGCGTGTTGGCGTGTATGCTCATCGCTTACCGTTCGGGCTTGATACGGGCGACGGAAAAATTCAAAATAGGTGTGGTCGCCGCAACAGGTGCCATCGCATTAGTTTATTTGGCGTCGATAGTTATGGGTTTCTTCGGCGCATCTATCCCGATGATTCACTCCTCTGGTCCGATCGGTATCGGGTTCAGCCTGATAGTTGTAATTATCGCGTCTTTGAACTTGATACTGGATTTTGACTTCATCGAGCGCGGTGCGGATTACGGAGCTCCTAAATATATGGAATGGTACGGCGCGTTCGGGCTTATGGTAACGCTTGTATGGCTGTATCTGGAAATATTGCGGCTGCTTTCAAAGCTCAACCGCAGATAACAGGAGAGACCGCTGTTTAGTTCAATCGCCAAAATACTTGTAACAGCAGGGGTTATGCTGATTGCTGCGGGTTTGATATTCTACCTGCTTAGCAAATTCGGCTTCACCCGTATGCCCGGGGACATCTCGGCAGAGGGCAAAAACTGGAAGTTTTACTTCCCCCTGGGAACATGCATACTCATATCGGTTGTTCTTACTCTGCTGTTGTGGCTGATTAACTATTTTTTACGTAAGTGATTGCCTGGCAACCCTGTAGAGACGCATTGCATGCGTCTCTCTGTGCTCTTCATGGTAAATTTAAATCTTAAATTGAGAGAATTCGTGAATTCTCTCTACTTGGGGGTGCGATCAGTTAATATATACAAAAGCCGGCAGTGAAAAGTTTTATGCTTCGCTGCCGGCTTTCTTTATGGGAAGTCTTACAAGATATTTTGTTTTTTACAGTCCCAGCTCTTTTGCCAGGCCGCCGCCGTAGGCCTTGTCGGCTCTTGAGAAATGGTCAACAATCTTCTGCTGGATTTCTTTTGGCACCTTCTTGAGACTGCCGCAGATATTCTTGATTAGCCTTTGCTGCTGCTCCGGCGTCATTAGTCTGAAGAGGTTGCCCGGCTGGATATAGTCATCCGCTACGCCGCGTTTCTGGTCATACCTGTCGGCATCGCCGGAGATTTTGAGCGGGGGTTCTGCAAACGCAGAATCAGCTTTTGGCCCGCCGAACGAGTTCGGCTCGTAGTTGACCGATGAGCCGCCGTTTCCGTCAAACCGCATCGCGCCGTCGCGCTCGTAGTTGTGAACGGGGCATTTGGGGCGGTTTACCGGCAGGCTCTCATAGTTGGCGCCGAGACGGTAACGGTGGGCGTCGGAGTAAGATATGATCCTGGCCTGGAGCATTTTGCACGGCGAAAAAGATATCCCCGGCACAACATTTCCCGGCGAGAAGGCCGCCTGCTCAATCTCGGCGAAGTAGTTCTCGGGATTGCGGTTAAGCTCTAACTGCCCGACCTCGATCAGCGGATAGTCGCCGTGGGGCCATACCTTTGTCAGGTCGAAGGGGTTCCAGCGGTAGTTCTCCGCGTCGGTTTCCGGCATTATCTGCACGTAAAACGTCCAGCTTGGGAACTTTCCGTCTTTTATCATGTGGAAAAGCTCGGATGTATGGTAATCGGGATCAACGCCGGCGATCTTGTCCGCCTCGTCCTGCATAAAGCACTCGATGCCCTGGTTGGTCTTGAAGTGGAACTTGACCCAGAACCGCTCATTTCTCGCGTTGATAAAGCTGTAGGTATGGCTTCCGTAGCCGTTCATAAAGGGGATGCCTTTGGGTATGCCGCGGTCAGAGAACAGGATTGTTACCTGATGCAACGCCTCGGGTACCTGCGACCAGAAATCCCACTGCATGGTGTCGTTTTTGGCGTTTGTCTGGGGATCGCGTTTCTGTGTATGGATAAAATCGGGGAATTTTATGGCATCACGAACAAAGAAAACCGGCGTGTTGTTGCCGACCATGTCCCAGTTGCCTTCTTCGGTATAAAACTTTAGAGCAAAGCCTCTTACGTCACGGACGGTATCCGCCGAGCCCTTTTCGCCGGCGACGGTTGAAAACCTGCCGACCATATCGGTTTTTTTGCCGATTTCGGAGAAAATCTTCGCTTTGGTGTATTTTGTTATGTCATGTGTTACGGTGAACGTTCCGAACGCTCCGGCGGCTTTGGCATGTACAATCCGCTCTGGAATGCGTTCTCTGTTGAAGTGGGCGAGTTTATTGAACAGGAAATGGTCCTGCATCAGCGTTGGGCCTCTTTCGCCTGCTGTTAGAGAATTCTGGTTATCGGGAACGGGGATTCCCACGGCGGAAGTGAGTTTTGGTTCTTTCATGTTACACCCTGTATTAACTTTGTTTCTATAATTCCATAGACTATACCAGAGTATTATAGTTATTTAAGGCAAAATTGCAACAGAAATCGCGGCAAATCTTCAACTTGTTTTTATTTGACAGGGCGGCTCTTGAGGCTATAATCAAAGGCTTGTTTGCGCTGGTGTAATGCGCATAAATACCGTTCGGGCAATATAAATTGTTTGCCTGTATTGGTTTAGATTTATTGTCGCCCTGGATCTGCTGTTTCACGGCATTTTCGGGAGAGGTAATTATAAAGTTATTATATTATGTAATTAGCGGAGATAAGCTTAAATGGGTAACTTAAGAAACATGCTTCCGGCAGCACTTGTGCTGTTTATTACAATCGCCCCCTCAATGGCTGAGCTGGAAAGCGACTGGAATGATTTCCTTCACTATACCGCGATAGGAAAGTTTGAACTGGCAAAGGGTTATGCCGACACTATCCTTGGCTCGGATCCTGATCCGGTGGCTCTTTTGGCTCTGACCGAAGAAAACCCCCGGGCGTATTCACTGCTGCTCAATATCTACAACAATAATGACCAGCTGAAGGACACCGCCGGCGAGCTTATCGACCTGATCGAAAAGGGCCGCTACATGCGGCGGATTGACCCGGAGATCATCAGGCAGGAAATCGCCCGTCTCAGTACAACCATCCGCGGACGCATGAAGGCCGAAGGGCGGCTCAAAAACGCCGGCGAATACGCCGTGCCGTTTCTGCTCGATGAGCTTGGTAAAAACGTTGACCAGGATCCGTTCGCTTTTATCGCCGGCGCAATGGCCAAGATGGACAATGATGCGTGCAGGCCGCTGCAGACAGCTTTGCAGATGAGCGATCCGGCTGTAAAAGCCGAAGTCGTAAGAGCTTTGGGCAAAATCGGTTATGAGCAGTCTCTGCCGTATCTGAAATATGTTTATGAGACAGAAGAGCTTGGCGATATCAGGGAGCTGGCCGGCAGAAGCATCGAGAGTATTTCAGCTTCAGCGATGAAGGTTCCCGCGGCAGAGCTGTTTTACGGTCTTGCCGAGCGGTACTTCTATCACAATGAATCACTGCGTCCTTCGAGTGACTATGATATAGCCAACATCTGGTTCTGGAATGAGGATCAGGGGCGTATCGTCCGCGAAGAGGTGTCGAAGGAATACTTTATGGAGCTTATGGCGATGAGGTGCTGCGAATGGGCGCTCAAAGCCGACCCGGAAACGGGCAAGGCGATCTCGCTCTGGCTCAACTCGTTTTTCCGGGTAGAGAAAACCGGCCTGGAACTGCCCAAATATTTCGGCGATAACCACCCTGACGCCTCTACCTATGCCCGTACCTGCGGGCCGGAATACCTGCACCAGGCACTTTCCCGCTCTCTCAAGGACAACGACGCTTACACAGCGCTTGGACTGATAGAGGCACTGGTAACAAACGCCGGAGAGGCATCGCTGCTTTACCGGATTGGAACAGAACAGCCGCTGGTTACAGCGCTTAGCTTTGATGATATAAAGGTTCGCTACAGCTCTGCGATCGCAATCGGCAACGCCAAGCCAGGTAAGAATTTCGAAGGCAGCAGCCTTATAATTGAGAATCTCTCCCAGGCATTGCTCGGCGAGCCGGTTGAAGGACTCGACGCCGATGCCGCCAATGAATACGCCTACCGCGCAATGGCGGTCCTGACCGGACTGGCAGTGAGCGAAAATGAGCTGATAGATATCTCCAAAGCCCAGCAGCCTCTTGAGCGGATTCTAAGCCGCGAAGATGATGTTCTTCGTGTGCAGGCTGCCAATGTGCTTGCATATCTTGAGGCCGGCTCAGCCCAGCAGGCGATCGCGGCAGCGGCGCTTGATGAAAACCTCGCTCTCGAGGTTCGCGTTGAGCTGTTCTCGGCATTGAGCGATTCGGCAAAGATGAACGGCTGCTCGCTCGACGATAAAACTATTGATACCATATACCAGATGAGCGGTTCTAACGAGATCGAGCCCGCACTGCGATCAGCGGCTGCGGCGGCTTTCGGCTCGCTGAACCTGCCAAGCAGCAAGGTAAAAGACCTGCTGCTTGACCAGGCCGTCAGCTAAGCCGCGATTGCTGGGATACCGGATAAAAAGGCTGCAAAGTGGACAAGGATACCGGAGCGAAACAACAAGATGACCGAGATGAAGGCCAGATGGCAAAATGGTTTACTATCGGTATCGAGTTTACTCTTGTAGTAGTCGCGGGTGCGGCGATCGGGTATCTGCTGGATATGGTTTTTAACTCCCTGCCGGGGTTTATGATAATGGGATTTTTCGCCGGCTTTGCCCGGATGATATATGTGATCCTGCTTCGGGCGGGTTATTTTGACCGGGACTCGAAAAAATGAAACTAAAAGCGGCAGCACTGATTTTGAAAGCATTGATACTGCTTATCTGCTGGCGGGCGAGTGAGCTGCTTTTTGAAGGTAAATACAGCAGAGAATGCGCAGCAGCAGTTTTTATAGTTGCCGCGGCGATGGCCTCGACTACAGTAACTGCTGCTGTTTTCGATAAAAAAAATACTCAACTGGCCGCTATGGCGGAGCTTTTTATAAATTTAACCGTAAGGTTTGTTATAGTTGCAGGCG
Proteins encoded:
- a CDS encoding AtpZ/AtpI family protein — its product is MDKDTGAKQQDDRDEGQMAKWFTIGIEFTLVVVAGAAIGYLLDMVFNSLPGFMIMGFFAGFARMIYVILLRAGYFDRDSKK
- a CDS encoding Bax inhibitor-1/YccA family protein; the protein is MFRSSNPAMNESVFDRVGRSSSASTDVMTINGSITKTAILLAIAFITAAFAWDRFYPADSAQSGFGLLIICLIASIVAAMVTIFKPTAAPIIAPIYAAFEGVLLGIISAMYASSASSVDPQTGQQSAFGPGIVINAIMLTFGVLACMLIAYRSGLIRATEKFKIGVVAATGAIALVYLASIVMGFFGASIPMIHSSGPIGIGFSLIVVIIASLNLILDFDFIERGADYGAPKYMEWYGAFGLMVTLVWLYLEILRLLSKLNRR
- a CDS encoding class II aldolase/adducin family protein, encoding MMNNCSNIIMTDNLKQYDLTPLAKACRKAASFDLFKCSSGNMSWRIDDSHMAVTATRSWLGELTAEQVALCRLIDGETLNKVKPTVEARFHLGILRCRPEMNVVLHFQSRYATAVACGDSSSYNFNVIPEIPYYIGKIGIVPFLPPGSPELAEAVIEQMKTHNLAVMRNHGLVTVAENFNMAIQNAVFFELACSVLLTQPNPVYIDDSWV
- a CDS encoding MFS transporter; this translates as MPEPKKNNTERLSPAKRRDTIRMAYLVSIFMTTGNVCLMGPPFQLFAIKLGCSEFYLGLINFILWSAGLFGIFGIKIIEKYGKIKCLIICRTISLVISLGFALLAFLASASRLHYGLILAAIIPILLLRSIFSGIGSSGWFPILQDNVPPRIRGSFFASLRTKWQIAALTANLALMFILGKDAGFTRIGFVLLFSCLIMLYSVLFLKNMNEAPPLPDSEKPSIRRRFMETLKSGRIRRFLVYIVSYNLAVFISSAFQIKYMKQLGYSDAHVIAVTATISAGAILSLRFWGRIADSYGNRALLSISHLGVGVSLLAWIFIGNSTASFIFIMFAVAARSIFHHGNGIAQTRYMLSAVPEDKQGMIVIINIFMTFSIAVAPLLGGFFLTLTGGLQPDVLPLGMNHYQMLFILSSLMMIVPHSIRKGFRVAGETPTAQVLMLLQRPTLNRLNHFVRIAASPVKGKDKK
- a CDS encoding HEAT repeat domain-containing protein: MGNLRNMLPAALVLFITIAPSMAELESDWNDFLHYTAIGKFELAKGYADTILGSDPDPVALLALTEENPRAYSLLLNIYNNNDQLKDTAGELIDLIEKGRYMRRIDPEIIRQEIARLSTTIRGRMKAEGRLKNAGEYAVPFLLDELGKNVDQDPFAFIAGAMAKMDNDACRPLQTALQMSDPAVKAEVVRALGKIGYEQSLPYLKYVYETEELGDIRELAGRSIESISASAMKVPAAELFYGLAERYFYHNESLRPSSDYDIANIWFWNEDQGRIVREEVSKEYFMELMAMRCCEWALKADPETGKAISLWLNSFFRVEKTGLELPKYFGDNHPDASTYARTCGPEYLHQALSRSLKDNDAYTALGLIEALVTNAGEASLLYRIGTEQPLVTALSFDDIKVRYSSAIAIGNAKPGKNFEGSSLIIENLSQALLGEPVEGLDADAANEYAYRAMAVLTGLAVSENELIDISKAQQPLERILSREDDVLRVQAANVLAYLEAGSAQQAIAAAALDENLALEVRVELFSALSDSAKMNGCSLDDKTIDTIYQMSGSNEIEPALRSAAAAAFGSLNLPSSKVKDLLLDQAVS
- a CDS encoding uroporphyrinogen decarboxylase family protein, with the protein product MNSRQRVLAAINHQEPDRIPIDMGATPSSGISAIAYTNLKKHLNINTGNTRIYDVVQQLAQPEEVILDTFGIDAVDIGRSFNDRGTDWHDTTMADGQKAQYPAWFKPEKQPDGSYLAYVGGKPIARMPAGGTFFDQTYFPYIDGYPDNFEGLSREMGKILWAALAHSPWDHAGEADFWKQLRERTINLRQSTDRALVVVCGCNLFEWGTFLRRMDNFLMDVFVQQEQVKALLEALMEIHLTTLEKVCQAVGDVADILRFGDDLGMDSGPFMSPQIYRELFKPHHTRLNEYVHKNSRMKTYIHSCGSIYQLMPDMIEAGYDVFNPIQTNCADMDPLKLKKEFGRDITFWGGGCDTRSILNTASPQEVKDHVRQRIEILSPGGGFVFNTVHNILPEVPPENIVAMFEAVHEYSS
- a CDS encoding mechanosensitive ion channel family protein; protein product: MTILAESGIIETLNLKIVGENTLLRFIIMFIGLLAFFAAGKTIQYCLSRAAKKREENNRHGLVSVAMNSLAKPANVIMIAAGLKYCRLVVIMPDNLAAFADNVIRGVFAIAVSYALFHLVDIVEYYMKKFAGRTDNRLDDMLVPIVRKSLRVVISIIAILIIAEVIFGAENIKGLLVSAGIGGMAIALAAKDTIANLFGSVNIFADRPFHIGEFIKVGEFTGTIEEVGFRSTRIRTVFGHLVTVPNSVITNAYIENISQRPAIRRTDTLTITYGSGPEGAEKAVNIIKELLLEIPEVNEDPENRGPRVYFNSFGNWALNIFISYWVSPADYWLAMEVHHQVNLEIMRRFRSAGIEFAFPSQTIYMDKQNAGTEEK
- a CDS encoding phosphotransacetylase family protein; this translates as MKPLYIAATLQDCGKTSVTLGTLQCLIEKGYKVGYIKPVGQRYVKYCGENLDEDAVVFCEALGLSVQNPKDLSPIAIERNFTRTFIENPDVRPLEDRIMKSFSRLEAKYDPVLVEGTGHAGVGSCFGLSNARVAQLTNSKVIMVAPGGIGKPIDEIALNLSLFKENNVEVLGVILNKVLPEKYEKICHFAAKGFKNIGTQLLGAIPYSKALQAYTLGQIVEEFDYEVLSGRKHLTNEINNIVVAAMEPQNALHYIKENSLIITPGDRIDNILLSLTLCHLRDYEEKFSSGGIILTGGFKPDKPIMELIKSSTVPVLWTPQDTYTVSSRMKGLLFKIRASDAKKISLTRDLVKEHIKLDTILEQLDQ
- a CDS encoding DUF2905 domain-containing protein, which encodes MLVTAGVMLIAAGLIFYLLSKFGFTRMPGDISAEGKNWKFYFPLGTCILISVVLTLLLWLINYFLRK
- a CDS encoding catalase — protein: MKEPKLTSAVGIPVPDNQNSLTAGERGPTLMQDHFLFNKLAHFNRERIPERIVHAKAAGAFGTFTVTHDITKYTKAKIFSEIGKKTDMVGRFSTVAGEKGSADTVRDVRGFALKFYTEEGNWDMVGNNTPVFFVRDAIKFPDFIHTQKRDPQTNAKNDTMQWDFWSQVPEALHQVTILFSDRGIPKGIPFMNGYGSHTYSFINARNERFWVKFHFKTNQGIECFMQDEADKIAGVDPDYHTSELFHMIKDGKFPSWTFYVQIMPETDAENYRWNPFDLTKVWPHGDYPLIEVGQLELNRNPENYFAEIEQAAFSPGNVVPGISFSPCKMLQARIISYSDAHRYRLGANYESLPVNRPKCPVHNYERDGAMRFDGNGGSSVNYEPNSFGGPKADSAFAEPPLKISGDADRYDQKRGVADDYIQPGNLFRLMTPEQQQRLIKNICGSLKKVPKEIQQKIVDHFSRADKAYGGGLAKELGL